Proteins encoded in a region of the Pocillopora verrucosa isolate sample1 chromosome 11, ASM3666991v2, whole genome shotgun sequence genome:
- the LOC131772060 gene encoding dehydrogenase/reductase SDR family member 6, producing MADGRLQGKEIIVTAAAQGIGRAVAEEFAKEGANVLATDINSEKLAELNSVKGIQTKVLDVTNYDAIKELVKDFSKLDVLFNCAGFVHNGSILDCEEKDWDLSFDINVKSMYRLTRQFLPIMLANGGGVIINMASVASSIKGVPNRFVYSTTKGAVIAFTKALAADFTAQGIRTHAICPATVDTPSLRGRINSAPDPEEAMKKFLARQKQGRLGRPDEIAKLAVFLASDEAPYMTGCEHIIDGGWMLG from the coding sequence ATGGCCGACGGTCGTCTGCAAGGCAAAGAAATTATTGTCACTGCAGCAGCGCAAGGAATCGGTCGTGCTGTTGCCGAAGAATTTGCCAAGGAGGGTGCTAATGTTTTAGCCACTGACATCAACAGCGAAAAACTCGCTGAACTGAACTCTGTCAAAGGAATACAAACCAAGGTCCTAGACGTGACGAACTACGATGCGATTAAAGAACTGGTCAAAGATTTCTCCAAGTTAGACGTGCTCTTTAACTGCGCTGGGTTTGTTCATAATGGATCGATTTTGGACTGTGAGGAGAAAGATTGGGATCTTTCCTTTGATATAAACGTGAAGAGCATGTATCGTTTGACGCGGCAATTTCTCCCCATCATGCTCGCAAACGGTGGAGGAGTAATTATCAACATGGCCTCTGTAGCTTCGAGCATTAAGGGAGTTCCGAATCGTTTTGTGTACAGCACAACAAAGGGTGCAGTCATCGCCTTCACCAAAGCACTAGCAGCTGACTTCACCGCTCAGGGAATTCGTACCCATGCCATTTGCCCTGCCACAGTGGATACTCCTTCACTACGAGGGCGAATCAACAGTGCCCCAGATCCTGAAGAAGCAATGAAGAAATTCCTGGCTCGGCAGAAACAGGGAAGACTTGGAAGACCTGACGAAATTGCAAAACTTGCTGTTTTCCTTGCGTCAGATGAGGCGCCTTACATGACTGGTTGTGAGCATATCATCGATGGAGGATGGATGCTTGGCTAA
- the LOC131788959 gene encoding uncharacterized protein: MITVERAYRNQSLTSRCISWMARFELRVSRSRNLRVRRAMVKWDSRGMVFLAAPEKFVVLDITVNMDVHPHPGPEEVDNDHGKRKQSSNSSDSACQPAIGSVRIHCSHNRDRLLSLRRSAGRPAPHVFDTLKSLGILKYRGPGLRRLGKITKNISASQHSDRCRPIEVVKTRRFARPYRFQDPAKNRYLTAIPREPTKSSTDCSEFAVPKCMFINICSLAKTKNRVRAAVGLEADLRSKDIDVCVVSETHLKPAQPDAIVNIENYSIFRRDRNWNGRDMRNKGGIAIYIRNNLAVEDVYRSSLYELICITLRLPKGHRFVICGVYHPPKFNYAEIDLMNHLVNTVDNILDKHPQTVVLCGGDVNKLDIKRFEEMSGWNALVNFPTRGNSCLDNCFTNRTDLFSKCYPFHMLSKTDHMGVILPPGIKLPPIRRKVYVRDQRAHRKRDLYIALAKENWDDMIQETDVDEVVGRLENTILGHLDSCMPLKTVRMSSRDPGWMTPLVRSMIRAKSRISLSNLDRLKVMNKRISEVIFRNRRDFIASIGTRDWWKKVDKTSQRRKPVISLSLGHYELNALNDYFGDLCTDHAYRKPTPLEISEDQEVPEISERQVLNSLMRIKKTATGPDGIPYTIWKDHAELFVPVITWIWNLSLRTHAWPVSWKKSDLYPLPKVDIPKGISDFRGINVTPVIARCFEKAVLGTHARETFDEHSGISQFAYIEGGSCTNALLTIQHTVNQYLDIPECKAVRLFAMDFSKAFDSVKHDLLSHKLKQLPLNPFIVNWYLSFLEDRQQRVIRNGFIGKWKSVNKGTTQGSVSGPHLFNVFLSDLEIHLDNKSVLVKYADDTTIISPVIGDNDNSIALINQFSQWSRSNGMCSNPSKCKEIIFRKKGCTIEFPMVSGIPQTKELTILGVTFQEDSRFITHIREKLIKANKCLFILRSLRKEGYNQAEIDHLFLNLVLPNILYGLSVFGAVNSELTTIQCFLDRCYKRKYTSDHINVYELLVQQDTRIFKNVFNNTIHPLRAIMPKKKLTKYNLRKETSHHPKINTDRFKNTFVNRLIFKHNLVL; the protein is encoded by the coding sequence ATGATAACAGTCGAAAGAGCTTATCGAAATCAATCTTTAACATCAAGATGCATTAGTTGGATGGCTAGATTTGAGCTGAGAGTATCCCGGTCTCGAAATCTCCGGGTAAGAAGGGCTATGGTGAAATGGGACAGTCGAGGCATGGTCTTCCTGGCCGCCCCTGAGAAGTTTGTTGTGCTCGACATTACTGTTAATATGGATGTCCATCCACATCCTGGACCTGAAGAAGTGGATAATGACCACGGTAAACGAAAACAGAGCTCCAACTCCTCGGACTCTGCTTGTCAACCTGCAATTGGGTCAGTCAGAATCCATTGCTCTCACAATCGTGACAGGCTACTTTCGCTGAGACGTTCGGCGGGCCGACCTGCGCCTCATGTTTTCGATACCCTTAAATCCCTGGGAATTCTGAAATACAGAGGTCCGGGATTACGAAGATTGGggaaaattactaaaaatatcTCTGCATCGCAACACTCCGACAGATGTCGACCCATTGAAGTTGTTAAAACCCGGCGGTTTGCTAGACCTTATCGCTTCCAAGATCCCGCTAAGAACAGATATCTTACAGCTATTCCTCGAGAGCCTACTAAATCATCTACCGATTGCTCGGAGTTTGCCGTTCCCAAGTGTATGTTCATCAATATTTGCAGTCTCGCAAAAACTAAGAACAGAGTGCGTGCGGCGGTTGGACTTGAGGCTGACTTGCGATCTAAAGATATTGATGTTTGTGTCGTATCGGAAACACACCTCAAACCGGCACAACCGGATGCGATTGTAAATATTGAGAACTATTCCATCTTTCGTAGAGACAGAAATTGGAATGGCAGAGATATGCGCAATAAGGGTGGGATTGCTATATACATCAGGAACAATCTTGCAGTAGAGGATGTTTACCGCTCTAGTCtttatgaattaatttgtaTAACTCTGCGACTTCCCAAGGGACATCGATTTGTAATATGTGGAGTTTATCATCctccaaaatttaattatgcaGAGATCGATCTAATGAATCATCTTGTAAATACCGTGGATAATATACTAGACAAACATCCACAAACAGTTGTGTTGTGCGGTGGCGATGTCAACAAACTGGATATCAAACGCTTCGAAGAAATGTCTGGTTGGAATGCTCTGGTTAATTTCCCCACCAGAGGGAATTCTTGTTTGGACAACTGTTTCACGAACCGCACGGATCTCTTTTCAAAGTGCTATCCCTTTCACATGCTCTCCAAGACGGATCACATGGGAGTTATTTTACCACCCGGTATAAAGCTTCCACCTATCCGCCGTAAAGTATACGTGCGTGACCAAAGGGCTCATAGAAAGCGTGATCTGTATATCGCGTTGGCGAAGGAAAACTGGGATGATATGATACAGGAAACTGATGTCGATGAAGTGGTTGGTAGGCTCGAAAATACCATCCTAGGGCACCTGGATAGCTGCATGCCTCTGAAAACAGTGCGCATGTCTTCAAGAGACCCGGGCTGGATGACTCCGCTCGTTCGATCGATGATACGAGCCAAATCACGCATATCACTCAGTAATCTAGACCGTcttaaagttatgaataaaaggaTCTCTGAAGTGATTTTCAGAAACAGAAGGGACTTTATCGCCTCTATTGGAACTCGGGATTGGTGGAAAAAAGTGGATAAAACATCTCAGCGCCGCAAGCCGGTGATTTCTCTATCTCTTGGCCACTACGAACTCAACGCGTTAAATGACTACTTTGGTGACCTATGTACTGACCACGCCTACAGAAAGCCAACACCTCTGGAGATTAGTGAAGATCAGGAAGTCCCAGAAATCTCAGAGCGACAAGTCCTGAATTCTCTTATGCgtataaagaaaacagcaaccGGACCAGATGGCATCCCGTATACTATATGGAAAGACCACGCCGAGCTATTCGTTCCAGTGATCACCTGGATTTGGAATCTGTCTCTTAGAACACACGCCTGGCCTGTCTCTTGGAAAAAGTCAGACCTGTACCCCTTGCCGAAGGTTGATATACCTAAGGGAATATCAGACTTCCGCGGAATAAATGTGACACCTGTCATCGCAAGGTGCTTTGAGAAAGCTGTCTTAGGAACACACGCAAGGGAGACCTTCGATGAACATTCTGGGATCTCACAGTTTGCATACATAGAGGGAGGGAGCTGTACCAATGCTCTACTGACTATCCAACATACTGTCAATCAATATCTTGATATCCCAGAGTGCAAAGCGGTACGCCTATTCGCTATGGATTTCAGCAAGGCTTTTGATAGTGTGAAACACGATCTCCTCTCACACAAATTGAAGCAACTCCCCCTAAATCCTTTTATAGTTAACTGGTATCTAAGCTTTTTGGAAGACAGGCAGCAGAGAGTCATTAGAAAtgggtttattggaaaatggaaaagtgtcaacaaaGGTACCACCCAAGGAAGTGTCAGCGGGCCGCACttgttcaatgtctttctcagtgatttagagatacacttggacaataagagcgtgctggtaaaatatgcagatgatacaaccattatctcgcctgtgataggtgataatgacaattctatcgcactgattaatcagttttccCAGTGGTCTAGAAGTAATGGTATGTGTAGCAATCCATctaagtgcaaggaaatcattttccgcaagaaaggttgtacaatagagtttccgatggtgtctggaataccacagacaaaagagcttactattttaggggtaacatttcaggaagacagtaggttcataacacatattcgggaaaaactaattaaagcaaacaagtgcctgttcattttaagatctttaaggaaagaagggtacaatcaggccgaaatagaccatctgtttctaaatctggttctaccaaatatattatacgggctgtccgtatttggcgctgtaaattccgaattaacaacaatccaatgtttcttagatcgatgttataagcgcaagtatacatccgatcacattaatgtttatgaattgttagttcaacaggacacgcgtatcttcaagaatgtttttaataatacaatacaccctttaagagctataatgccaaaaaagaaattaaccaagtacaatctgaggaaagagacaagtcaccatcctaaaataaacactgataggttcaaaaacacgtttgttaatcgcttaatttttaaacataatctagtcttataa
- the LOC131794525 gene encoding two pore potassium channel protein sup-9-like isoform X1 translates to MEMKRKTRTLFLRVAMLIVYLTSGAAIFSALEHDGQSTGAHFAKKIDQLKENMTQRFNQTMDVIDLYIAELRFLFEKAHRCKYSHNDWSYYQSLYFVGSVTTTIGYGHLAPKTQEGRLFLIFFALFGIPLNLLTLQSIGEHINYGIHLLIKYFEKAAFERELPTQEHIKCFAINTLLITLWIPLGGIMYYYSEREFGWTYLDCVYYCFVALSTIGFGDLVPNEGKEPDSPYERGMWIVRVMYLALGLSLLSSVFTSVLSAAKEIQSVIPCKRGTYQLNTTKSHTELREIFKFSKDYSSTAGVENQTSSNLGRDFKFERDRPSIKSYSNSTISTSIEELNFPDNYDSKERPNTVEHRNETETWSREDRSSKENGDKLEKKTSENMK, encoded by the exons AtggaaatgaaaaggaagacaaGAACACTTTTTCTGCGAGTTGCCATGTTAATAGTGTACCTCACATCGGGTGCGGCGATATTTTCAGCACTAGAGCACGATGGGCAATCAACTGGTGCCCACTTTGCAAAGAAAATCGATCAGTTAAAGGAGAATATGACGCAAAGATTTAACCAAACCATGGATGTCATAGACCTATATATTGCGGAGCTTCGTTTTCTGTTTGAAAAGGCGCACAGATGCAAGTACAGTCACAACGACTGGAGTTATTATCAGTCATTGTACTTCGTTGGAAGTGTAACAACTACAATTG gatatGGACACCTGGCACCCAAAACACAAGAAGGTCGACTGTTTCTAATCTTTTTCGCTCTCTTTGGCATTCCATTGAATCTACTGACCCTACAATCTATTGGTGAACACATCAATTATGGCATTCATCTGCTGATTAAATACTTCGAAAAGGCTGCGTTTGAGCGAGAATTACCAACACAAGAGCATATTAAATGCTTTGCCATAAATACCCTTCTCATTACGCTCTGGATTCCTCTTGGTGGAATCATGTATTACTACTCTGAGCGAGAATTCGGCTGGACTTACCTAGACTGCGTTTATTATTGTTTCGTCGCGCTAAGCACGATTGGCTTCGGGGATCTGGTACCGAATGAAGGCAAAGAGCCAGACTCGCCTTACGAACGAGGCATGTGGATAGTACGTGTAATGTACTTGGCCCTAGGCCTCTCGCTGTTATCAAGTGTTTTCACTTCCGTTTTGAGCGCAGCGAAGGAAATCCAAAGTGTAATACCATGTAAACGAG GAACGTATCAGCTGAATACAACAAAGTCGCATACAGAACTGAGagagattttcaaattttcaaaggaTTATTCTTCAACTGCAGGGGTGGAAAATCAAACATCGTCAAACCTTGGAAGAGATTTCAAGTTCGAAAGAGATAGGCCTTCTATAAAGTCCTACAGCAATTCTACCATAAGCACAAGCATCGAAGAACTGAATTTCCCTGATAATTACGACAGCAAAGAACGTCCGAATACAGTTGAACATAGAAACGAAACGGAAACTTGGTCGCGTGAAGATAGATCCAGCAAAGAAAATGGCGATAagttagagaaaaaaacaagtgagaatatgaaataa
- the LOC131794525 gene encoding two pore potassium channel protein sup-9-like isoform X2 — protein sequence MEMKRKTRTLFLRVAMLIVYLTSGAAIFSALEHDGQSTGAHFAKKIDQLKENMTQRFNQTMDVIDLYIAELRFLFEKAHRCKYSHNDWSYYQSLYFVGSVTTTIGYGHLAPKTQEGRLFLIFFALFGIPLNLLTLQSIGEHINYGIHLLIKYFEKAAFERELPTQEHIKCFAINTLLITLWIPLGGIMYYYSEREFGWTYLDCVYYCFVALSTIGFGDLVPNEGKEPDSPYERGMWIVRVMYLALGLSLLSSVFTSVLSAAKEIQSVIPCKRGVENQTSSNLGRDFKFERDRPSIKSYSNSTISTSIEELNFPDNYDSKERPNTVEHRNETETWSREDRSSKENGDKLEKKTSENMK from the exons AtggaaatgaaaaggaagacaaGAACACTTTTTCTGCGAGTTGCCATGTTAATAGTGTACCTCACATCGGGTGCGGCGATATTTTCAGCACTAGAGCACGATGGGCAATCAACTGGTGCCCACTTTGCAAAGAAAATCGATCAGTTAAAGGAGAATATGACGCAAAGATTTAACCAAACCATGGATGTCATAGACCTATATATTGCGGAGCTTCGTTTTCTGTTTGAAAAGGCGCACAGATGCAAGTACAGTCACAACGACTGGAGTTATTATCAGTCATTGTACTTCGTTGGAAGTGTAACAACTACAATTG gatatGGACACCTGGCACCCAAAACACAAGAAGGTCGACTGTTTCTAATCTTTTTCGCTCTCTTTGGCATTCCATTGAATCTACTGACCCTACAATCTATTGGTGAACACATCAATTATGGCATTCATCTGCTGATTAAATACTTCGAAAAGGCTGCGTTTGAGCGAGAATTACCAACACAAGAGCATATTAAATGCTTTGCCATAAATACCCTTCTCATTACGCTCTGGATTCCTCTTGGTGGAATCATGTATTACTACTCTGAGCGAGAATTCGGCTGGACTTACCTAGACTGCGTTTATTATTGTTTCGTCGCGCTAAGCACGATTGGCTTCGGGGATCTGGTACCGAATGAAGGCAAAGAGCCAGACTCGCCTTACGAACGAGGCATGTGGATAGTACGTGTAATGTACTTGGCCCTAGGCCTCTCGCTGTTATCAAGTGTTTTCACTTCCGTTTTGAGCGCAGCGAAGGAAATCCAAAGTGTAATACCATGTAAACGAG GGGTGGAAAATCAAACATCGTCAAACCTTGGAAGAGATTTCAAGTTCGAAAGAGATAGGCCTTCTATAAAGTCCTACAGCAATTCTACCATAAGCACAAGCATCGAAGAACTGAATTTCCCTGATAATTACGACAGCAAAGAACGTCCGAATACAGTTGAACATAGAAACGAAACGGAAACTTGGTCGCGTGAAGATAGATCCAGCAAAGAAAATGGCGATAagttagagaaaaaaacaagtgagaatatgaaataa